The region TATAATGTGTTACCGTGGAACGAGTGGCTGGCTAAAAAGCACCACCATGGTGCATCATTTGGTCGGCTAATGCAGAACATCTCAAAGAAATCTAAGTGGGCCTAGGTAAcatcctttttttaagtttgtatttctgtttttatttggtcCATTTCTTCTTCAATTCACATacttatgtttattttgttgtttcttttattttatgacAACATATGGAtgcattaattacattttttatttatttattttcagttttgcaATGAAccgttattttttgtttgttcagtgGCCAATTGTTCATAGTTTATTTTCATTGACTTTTTTCCCCTGgggtgtgtgttgttgtgttgcttctcactgaaaaaaaaagtatgtttcaaaaagaagaagaatttatttagttttaaataaatatgtgaacATATTCCAGcactttgacatttctttctcttttcttgttttttacttGTGTCTCTTTTGTATATGGTAGTCTTTGGAGATGGGGAGTTGTTATGTAACCATGATTCTGGCaagcctaaaaaaaacaaaaaaagatgatgcACTTGCTCAGAGTTTGGGGATAGGCTACGGAGCTTAATATGTCCTCCAAAGAGACCCCAGGTTTGAGTTGTTGATCCAAGATCAGTCGAGGTTGAttgacacttttaaaaaagtggctaataaaatgactaattaaattaaacttaaaatttGACCTTAtattaatctatctatctatatatacacagtggtgtgaaaaagtgtttgtccccttcctcatttcctgttcctttgcatgtttgtcacacttaagtgtttgggaacatcaaaccaatttaaacaatagtcaagaacaacacaagtaaacacaaaatgcaatttgtaaatgaaggtgtttattattaaaggtgaaaaaaaatccaaaccatcatggccctgtgtgaaaaagtgattgccccctaaacctaataactggttgggccacccttagcagcaacaactgcaaccaagcgtttgtgataacgtgcaatgaggcttttacagcgtcctggaggaattttggcccacacatctttgcagaattgtcttaattcagttacattagagggttttcgagcacgAACCGCCTTTTtaaaggtcataccacaacatctcaataggattcatgtcaggactttggctaggccactccaaagtcttcattcatgtgtgtatatatatgtatatatgtgtatatatgtgtatatatgtgtatatatatgtgtatatatatatgtatatatgtgtatgtatatgtatatatgtgtatatatgtgtgtatatatgtgtatatatgtgtgtatatatgtgtgtatatatgtgtatatatgtgtatatatgtatatatatgtatatatgtatatatgtgtgtatatatatgtatatatgtgtgtgtatatatatatgtgtgtgtgtatatatatatatatgtgtgtgtatatatatatatatatatatgNNNNNNNNNNNNNNNNNNNNNNNNNNNNNNNNNNNNNNNNNNNNNNNNNNNNNNNNNNNNNNNNNNNNNNNNNNNNNNNNNNNNNNNNNNNNNNNNNNNNatatgtatatatgtatatatgtatatatatgtatatatatatatatatatgtatatatgtgtatatatatgtatatatgtatatatatgtgtatatatatgtatatatgtatatatgtatatatgtgtatatatatatgtgtataaacaTTCAACTGCTTCAGTGGGACTGAGAGTCCAGTCTAACTGAGCTGACACCTCTGCTCTGTGTCTTTTAACCTTTTCCAGTGAGCAGACGCCCACAGCAGCGATCTGACCTCATTATCAGAGCACCTGATCGTTGTGGCAACGAGTAGCTGCTTGTTTCCAAGTGAtgcttgaaaaaaataacacatttctgttttgcaCAGCACCAATTAACAGTTTGGATTTTGAACGTCTACATAGAAAAAAACTGACTGGGACTGAGTTTTATGAACACCTTAAACCAAATGATTGTGACGGATTGAATTGGAGCTCCCCGACTTTAGCACGACTCAGGTTAAGGATCATGCAACCAACTTCCACTGAAAGAAATCCTCTTGAACAAACTCAGTATGAGATGACGGTGTCCCACCTCATAAAGTCTAGCTCGTCTCCAAGAGAAACTTCCCAGTCACCTCAAAATCAATTTtagtgaactatttttgtaaaatatgagatcaTACTTTGTTCGGGCCACCATAACAGTGGTTTGAAATTCTTGAGCAGCCAGACCCACATGATacgtttgtccaatcagattGGTGTTATATTTCCACCGGGAACCTATTATTACATGCATTGGTGTCTTACTAACTAAGGCCAGGAACACACTGTCAGTGTTTGTGCAggctttgacacaaaatacagaGGATAGACACAAGGTGGTAGCGTGCATATAttgatttttataaaaaagacaacagaggCTGGCGTTGAAAGCTAAACccgaaaagaaaagaaagcagaatcCCTATGTTGGCCAAACAGGGGGCAGACCGTAAAGACCCTCTGGAGGCCCAGCAGGACGTCAAAGGCGAAAACCTGGCCGCCGAGAAGCAGGCTATGACAAAGGCTCTCAGAAGGACAATGGCAGTCTACCTGCAGATCCGAGACAGGCGACATGTCAGCTGGACTGGAGACAGGCAAGACCGCATGGGctcttagcagcaacaactctAGGCCTCCAGGCCTGTCAGTACCTTCCAACTGCCTCTAGGGTCGTCTGGAATAACACATCCAAGGAGAACTTCTTTAGTCCAAAGGCTTCCCTGATCACCGGTGTTTACTACTGTGTTCAAGGATTACCACAGCTGCCCACTTAGGTTTAATGCCCCTGACCTCAACAAGAATGCCAGAAAAGCTCTGTccgaggtgtgagttgaaaatCTGTTGCACAAGGGCCTCTTCCAAATTTTCTAAGTCACCATATGGTGATCAATTGACAATTCCGCCCCTCTCTTTACTGGAATGTCCAGAACATGTGGCCTCAGATTAGACAATATGAGCACAAAATCAACCTTGAGCTTCTGGAACCACATGCACTTATGAGCATTATGTAATAACATGGTGTTCATTATGGACAaaccatgactagcacagaagtcttAACAAGAAACGACAGCTCAAGTTCTGATTAGGGATGCCCTTCCTCACATTCACGCCTCTCCAGAGAACTATACTACAAAGCAAGATTTGGGGTCACAAGGGTGATTTTAGGCCAGAGTTTAGTGTGTCACGATGGTGCGTCACTTGTTACTGGGTTACATCGTCATGGTAACTTACGCTGAACATCTAACCTGCTCAGGATTTATGTTTGAGATAGGAGATCAACCGGTATAAATGCGGTATATCTGTTGACCAATCAATAACTGATTAATAATGGCCTCACCATTCTTAGAAGAAGTTAGCCTGACAAGCCTGGGAATTCACCATTGGCTCACTTATGTAACCAGCTTATTGGTCCatggtgaccagacgtccccggttttggttggcctgtcttctttttaaatgtgcgttaataacacaaaacattggtattttggatttgttttataaaCTTTATCTTTGTGGATTGTGAGGCTTGGACCCCAATAGAGGAAGGCGAGGAGTGTGCAacagtttgaaataaacaataacacaaagagACTTACAAACTAGTAAGCTGAGCGGGTAAAAAATCCAGTAAACAGGAACATGGAAGGACACAGGGAAAAACTCCAGGAACAcgaaaaaggaaacaaggaatAACAAGGGGCTGGTGACACAAGGGTTGGTGAACAGGTGAAATAGTCAGACAATTATAAAGTcggaaaaccaaaagacagcaagtaaaacaacacaacacatgagGGAAcagaatgactacaaaataaaacaggaaatgggaaAAAAGGAACATGAAACCAACTAAACAAAGAAACTTAACACAAGGACAAAACCATGACACTTTGGTTTAACATagtcactttttttataaagtgtaAAATTTTAGGCTTAGGCTTAAggtttaatcatttaatccaAAATAAATAGTAAGGCTAGTACCCAATCTTACCACTAGGTCTGCACAGTTTATCGCAGCATAACAACAGTTACAATGTCAAATTACATTAAACTGCAATTGTctccttgttttattttaaaaatgttggatAGGCCTATTTAAAAGATGTTTGCCACTAAACTTAAATTGCCTCTGGTTTTCATTGGAGAAAGCTGGTCACCTTATAGTGCTCTATAACAAAATGTGCAGTTTATTGATGATTTCTTCATCGGTAAACACTGTCTCCTTACATTCTGACTGACAGCCACCCTTTCTCAGCTTAACGTCACTGAAACAACCGCTAAAAGACAGCTACCTTGCAGAGCTCTGGTCCCGACTGACAGCCACTCTTTTCTGTGCTTAAAAACACTGCAACATTAAGAAGACCTTGCAGCACGACTGAACAACCTGACCTCCGTGAAATGAACACGGAACGCTGAAAATTCTGTGATAGGCCCACGGAAGAATTCCGTGAAATGAACACGggggtttaggaaaaggttgtgggtgggcttactgTTACGTAACACGTGAGAAGAATGGGAAGatgggttaaggaaaagaagaaaacaactttaGGAAACATTACATACGGGACACAATCCCGGTCTCCAGGGTcgaagtcctgtgttgtttgaccccccgaccaacctccttATGCAGATTTTCGGGCTTTGAAACTACTTGCTACTATAGTCGCTAAGTAATGCAACATCATCTTCTCAATGACTTTACATTGGCACTGAAAAATTCCGTGGTGGAGGCACGGAATTTTCATACATTCCGTGCCTCCACCATGGAATGCAATGTTaacagtttgtgatcatttcacggaattctgtgagaccaggctggaCTGAAAGCCCCCCTATCTTGCCTCAACATCACTAAAACAACCGCTAAAAGAATTCATTGTTGCAgtcctgtgtttctttttttgtcgcGAGCAACTATGTTGAGTCCACTAGGGCGCCCGAACGTCCTCTTTTACCCGGACAGACaaaccttatcttattacactgaaaaggttttaagagatatttagttgaagctgacacagaagaGGTCATTTTAagaacattatttcacattcattaatttatttgaaaagagagctattgttttgttttagatttcatttttattacataagttaaTTTTGTACCATTAAGGCATGATAAAACGTTGATTAAACTCTGAGAAGCCCGTCTATGTCTCGAGGCCGGGCCaagtgtcttctttttttggaaatccAAATATGGTCTCCCTAGAGTAAGCTCTATAATTTATTGCAAGCACACAAATTAGCGTAAACCTGTGTCACTCTACATGTTCTCACAGCGTGGAGgtcaagctgctgctctgcctggTACATAACATACAGATGCAAAAGGTTGATTTAGCCAAGCATCTGTATTTTGCAGAACAGGAGGGAACAACAAAGCATTACAATGAAAGAGTTTACAATATGTTGAACATGTGACTCATAAACTTGAAATAAACAGGACACCtccatttcaaatattttaacatttcttaagactcactttttacaaactcacttttaaatgaaatagtTTGTAACTcccaacaaattaaaattattttctgAGCGTCAGTCAGACAATCAGTAACTGGTCTCTGTGCCGATGACGTCAGTCGGCTACTGTGGGCGTCCACTGACTCCAGACGATTAGAAGAGGCAGAAGCAGAGTTCCAGTTCAGTACGGAGGGACTATCGCTCACACAATGTCACTAACTGTTAGGAGCTCCTCCCCAAAGCATTGTGCTGACTTCAAAGAAGAGCTGTAAGTTGTAAGATGTTAGTCACACATGATTCCTCACTCATCTGTTGCCTGTAAGAATACTGTTTGTGTTGATGCTTTAGCTGCACTCTGTGATACATGTTAACATAGAAAACTGTTGCACACTTGGAACAAACAACATTATAATACTCATACTGTGATACAGTTCTTTGAACCGATAAGGAGAATCATGATGAACTCTTCATATGTTTCATATTTCACACTTGCTGCTTACTTTGACACCGacttgtttaaatatttatatttcttgcTCCTTTTGTCTCTATATGTTTTCATAGTGTGTGCCAATGTGTTGCTGATTGTTGTTATCTGTGTGAACAGGAGCTTACATGAACCTATGTACCTTTTTGTGGTCAGcctgtttgtaaatgaactgtatggTAGTACAGGGTTGTTTCCATTCCTTCTGGTTCAGATCCTGTCTGACATTCACACTGTTTCTGCTCccttctgtttcctgcagatgttcTGTGTGTATACTTATGGTGGTGTAGAGTTTACTACCTTAGCCACCATGTCTTATGACAAATATCTTGCTATCTGTTATCCTCTGCAGTATCACACTCATATGACATTTAATAAGGTTGTTGTGCTTATCACTGTAACGTggtctcttcctttttttgctgttttcgTCACAACAGCATTGAGTGCCTCCTTACAGCTGTGTGGGAACATCATTAATAAAGTTTACTGTGACAACTATTACATCATAAAACTGGCTTGCTATGACACCACAGTTAATAATGTGTATGAACtcgttgctgtttttttaatagtctGTGTTCCTGTATCTGTAATCCTTTACACCTACATGAGGatccttaaagtgtgtttttctggttctaAGCAGACGAGACAGAAAGCTGTCAGTACCTGCACACCTCACCTCGCTTCTCTGATCAACTTTTCCTTTGGTTCTTTATTTCTAATATTACAGAGCAGGTTTGATATGAGCAGTATACCCAACATGTTACAAATAatgttgtctttgtatttttttacatgccaACCAATCTTTAACGCTGTAATTTATGGCCTCAGCATGTCCAAAATACGCGTCATGTGTCAAAGTCTGCTTTCAACTTCTGAGTTGGGAGGTTGCTTTAAGTTCTTTCATCGTTCAAGAACTGGCACGGTATCAAGATCGaccattttttaacaatacccAGCTAAACCTGAAGAGGTACATGAGTCATGACATTAGAATTTAATGAGAAGTTGTCCTTGAAGtgctcttttttaattgttgctttgtttgttaGGTTTCCATCGTTTTCACTGGATCTGAGAGACATGGTGTAGATGATTTTGTTACTATGTGGAATAGCAGCTAGATGCAAACAACTTAAGAGCAAACTAGAAATGCAGAAGTATCTGGTCCCTTTGTTAAAGACCTTCCAGAGTCAGTAACTGTGCATGTGAAGTTCAGGTGAAGACTAATGAGGATCACACCTAACCATGTAGTGTTGAACATATATTGAGCAGGTACAATTCGAACATTGGACGTCAGCATGTCCaaaatatgtattgtgtgtaaatgtatgctTTCAAGTTATGTTgacaagttaaaaaataaatgtttgccCTTGGCTTAATGGTGTCAAGCATAATCATTTCTTAGTTAAGACATTGTTAAATAGTTAATGCATTCTTTGGGTAggtaaatcattttaaaatgttttaacctCAAGCAAATCTCAAATTACAACATTTATCATGTCAACACAAAGTTGATCCAGTCAGGGAAAGGGGATCTCCTTTTGCCTTTTATTGCTGTATgcttatatttttatgttttaatttgggCTGTCAATcgaataaaatatataattgtgaTAATTCGCATGATGTccatatattaaaaacaaaagctacaAAAAGGGCCTTGCAAGAGGAAACAAAAGCACATACAAAtcaatacacatatacacatggtTGTAAAAGTGAAAACAGAAGAGAGGGCAGCTTTTAATGACAGGACAAAACGATTTAATGATTCAACAAGATCTCAGAACATGCGTGCATTATTGACTCATTGATTCATTTCAACAGTCCTAGTTTTAATCATATGAAGCAAAGGCATATGATCTGAAATCCTAAATTTTAGCAATCTCATCCCATAATTTAGTAGTTGATGTTTTGAAAGTTGTCCATTGAGCATgaattaaccctctgagccctacggtcatttttacagt is a window of Etheostoma cragini isolate CJK2018 chromosome 11, CSU_Ecrag_1.0, whole genome shotgun sequence DNA encoding:
- the LOC117953209 gene encoding olfactory receptor 10A6-like; the protein is MMNSSYVSYFTLAAYFDTDLFKYLYFLLLLSLYVFIVCANVLLIVVICVNRSLHEPMYLFVVSLFVNELYGSTGLFPFLLVQILSDIHTVSAPFCFLQMFCVYTYGGVEFTTLATMSYDKYLAICYPLQYHTHMTFNKVVVLITVTWSLPFFAVFVTTALSASLQLCGNIINKVYCDNYYIIKLACYDTTVNNVYELVAVFLIVCVPVSVILYTYMRILKVCFSGSKQTRQKAVSTCTPHLASLINFSFGSLFLILQSRFDMSSIPNMLQIMLSLYFFTCQPIFNAVIYGLSMSKIRVMCQSLLSTSELGGCFKFFHRSRTGTVSRSTIF